A genomic window from Purpureocillium takamizusanense chromosome 2, complete sequence includes:
- a CDS encoding uncharacterized protein (EggNog:ENOG503P31X~COG:O~TransMembrane:1 (o290-312i)) — MPPHHHLHRRPPLLLLRSLAADCFAPLRPPPPPPPVSIAARALHASRPRRSDAVAAKNHYERLNVRHDASPGEIKKSFYALSKAHHPDANPTDPSAANTFSLLSESYTLLSDPSRRAAYDRDVLRLHHPHHRADHHRPGASYSSTSAAGGRAPSGLSRRRGTFRGPPPSFYRSGGWGTQADKRRRAHEESTGGAEERQQQQSSGPSSSSSTANPWAHAHHHHHHHHHHHQQQQHAGMGPGSSPFHDAHASPHFDREGHTRTHQREDRRRWQRARRAVGDDGVEFEPQTSLAGHFLIVAGILGATFLAPFIYLQFMRLGRRKKERES; from the exons ATGCCGCCCCATCACCACcttcaccgccgcccgccgctcctcctcctccgctccctcgccgccgactgcTTCGCGCCtctgcgaccgccgccgccgcccccgcccgtctcgatagcggcgcgcgcgctgcacgCCTCGCGTCCCCGAcgcagcgacgccgtcgcggccaagAACCACTACGAGAGGCTCAACGTGAGGCACGATGCCTCCCCCGGCGAGATAAAGAA GTCCTTCTACGCCCTCTCCAAGGCTCACCACCCCGACGCCAACCCCACCGACCCCTCCGCCGCGAACACCTTCTCCCTGCTCTCCGAGTCGTACACCCTCCTCTCCGACCCttcccgccgcgccgcctacGATCGCGACGTCCTTCGCCTTCACCACCCGCACCATCGCgccgaccaccaccgtccCGGCGCCTCCTACtcgagcaccagcgccgccggcgggcgcgcccCCTCGGGCCTCAGCCGTCGTAGGGGCACCTTTCGCGGCCCCCCGCCCAGCTTCtaccgcagcggcggctggggcacCCAGGCCgacaagcgccgccgcgcgcacgaggagtcgacgggcggcgccgaggagcgccagcaacaacagtcttcggggccgtcgtcttcgtcctcgacggcgaaTCCCTGGGCGCAtgcgcaccaccaccaccaccaccaccaccaccaccatcagcagcagcaacacgcCGGCATGGGCcccggctcctcgccctttcacgacgcccacgcctcgCCGCACTTTGATCGCGAGGGCCACACCCGGACGCACCAGCGAgaggaccgccgccgctggcagcgtgcccgccgcgccgtcggcgacgacggcgtcgaatTCGAGCCCCAGAcgagcctcgccggccacttcctcatcgtcgcgggcatcctcggcgcgaCCTTCCTCGCCCCCTTCATATACCTGCAGTTCA